One Helianthus annuus cultivar XRQ/B chromosome 7, HanXRQr2.0-SUNRISE, whole genome shotgun sequence genomic region harbors:
- the LOC110868414 gene encoding uncharacterized protein LOC110868414 — translation MERNKQKKSNTPCPSFEGTIMQNLLAKEMSDETSTKRRSPNLIAKLMGLDGLPSPQPTAKRIEKPFKHDQFNKKKTTIEQQHFRDVYEDPQASLHVENRVYTSQVTAKSRYAKLELGYIKERCDEMIRESIAIKTKLERVDSSPDLTLSFLKNGRQDIPLASNEIIVFKPSNASRYGSHGNALKEAVNCRVPASHRRNENGHLRYSCHCNDNSHRSSRYRLERKDATFISPTEIVVIKPNVVKNYIDKKILRSADECRKNTESEFYRREPKTRMSQRWKTNGYKDARMVGKSSTLEKMLSASNGETRAHSETGYFMGPYEVSDGYGWRDEYHRSTSRSRSLPLSLNRSKNISDYYEAHADEKMMVHEKLVRRGKSKGVMGNFSDREDSRCETLQYGERCHTSNRWNACTPEFDDILPSRTYFEYKDPAEQESLISNIHDATANAASVIDVCVLGDAESSAVDGDCLNPQEPVTANAHGTVSVHLSGPELESSKGSKEFEFSQHDQLSVLEVSPTDDLSFGSDSFERVSSELHELRKQLHMLKTESGTTYDSPNDEDTEQISSSCTVSESENLESTYLTDLLQHSNFYDHDPYTFISKWYTVDHHPPIHPRLSDHLEKKHSKISRLERRLFHDRLSEALFLLSKSMVSWSFGQKGTKMTWTEIGFKDRLQTLLDKQEKEANWEFEDMFIDSDLEWFEPASETDFVGMQIAEVLVDELVVEIVSRHW, via the exons GGACAATTATGCAGAACTTATTAGCTAAAGAAATGTCGGATGAAACATCGACCAAAAGGCGGTCGCCAAATCTTATAGCCAAGTTGATGGGTCTAGATGGACTACCATCTCCCCAGCCTACTGCCAAAAGAATCGAAAAGCCATTTAAACATGATCAGTTTAATAAGAAGAAAACAACAATTGAACAACAACATTTTAGAGATGTTTATGAAGATCCACAAGCATCACTACATGTTGAAAATCGAGTTTATACATCACAAGTGACTGCAAAAAGTAGATACGCGAAACTGGAACTGGGATACATCAAGGAAAGATGTGATGAAATGATTAGGGAATCCATTGCAATTAAAACTAAACTCGAAAGGGTGGATTCCAGCCCGGACTTGACGTTGAGTTTTCTGAAAAACGGTCGGCAAGATATTCCTTTAGCTTCTAACGAGATCATAGTTTTTAAGCCATCGAATGCTAGTAGATACGGGTCCCATGGCAACGCCTTGAAAGAAGCAGTAAACTGTCGTGTTCCCGCTTCTCATCGAAGAAATGAGAACGGACATTTACGATACTCCTGTCATTGTAATGATAACTCGCATAGATCATCTAGATACCGGTTAGAAAGGAAAGACGCAACCTTTATTTCTCCAACTGAAATTGTAGTCATTAAGCCAAATGTCGTAAAGAACTACATCGATAAAAAGATTCTTCGTTCTGCTGATGAATGTAGGAAGAATACAGAATCAGAATTTTATCGCAGGGAACCGAAAACAAGAATGTCACAAAGGTGGAAAACTAACGGGTATAAAGATGCGAGAATGGTTGGTAAAAGCAGCACGCTTGAAAAAATGCTTTCTGCTTCCAACGGTGAAACAAGGGCGCATAGCGAAACTGGATATTTCATGGGCCCGTATGAGGTCAGTGATGGATATGGTTGGAGAGACGAATATCACAGAAGTACATCACGTTCAAGATCACTCCCTTTGTCTCTCAACCGAAGTAAAAACATTAGTGATTATTATGAAGCTCATGCTGATGAGAAGATGATGGTACATGAGAAGCTTGTTCGTCGAGGTAAAAGTAAGGGAGTGATGGGTAATTTTAGCGACAGAGAAGATTCACGATGCGAAACTTTACAATACGGTGAAAGATGTCACACGTCTAATCGTTGGAATGCATGTACTCCGGAGTTTGATGATATTTTACCAAGTCGGACTTACTTTGAGTACAAGGATCCTGCTGAACAAGAGTCACTGATTTCTAATATTCATGATGCGACCGCAAATGCAGCTTCGGTTATTGATGTCTGCGTGCTAGGAGACGCAGAATCCTCTGCTGTTGATGGAGATTGTTTGAATCCACAG GAACCAGTGACTGCAAACGCACATGGTACTGTTTCTGTTCACTTGTCTGGACCCGAGCTAGAATCTTCAAAAGGCTCTAAAGAGTTTGAGTTTAGCCAACATGATCAACTCTCAGTGCTGGAAGTTTCTCCAACAGATGATTTATCATTCGGTTCTGATAGCTTTGAGAGAGTTAGTTCCGAACTACACG AGCTCAGGAAACAACTTCATATGCTGAAAACGGAGTCAGGAACAACTTATGATAGCCCAAACGATGAAGACACAGAACAAATATCATCATCATGTACAGTTTCCGAGTCAGAGAACTTGGAATCTACATACTTAACAGATCTCCTACAACATTCTAACTTTTATGATCACGACCCGTATACATTCATAAGTAAATGGTATACCGTAGATCACCATCCTCCTATACATCCTCGGTTATCTGATCATCTTGAAAAGAAACACTCCAAAATCTCGAGACTTGAAAGACGGTTGTTTCATGATCGTTTAAGCGAAGCATTGTTCCTTCTTTCCAAGTCTATGGTATCATGGTCGTTTGGTCAAAAAGGAACTAAGATGACGTGGACTGAGATTGGGTTTAAAGATCGGTTGCAGACGTTGCTTGATAAGCAAGAAAAGGAAGCAAACTGGGAATTTGAGGATATGTTCATTGACAGTGATCTGGAATGGTTTGAACCGGCGAGTGAAACCGATTTTGTAGGTATGCAAATTGCTGAGGTGTTGGTAGATGAGTTGGTAGTGGAAATTGTTAGTAGACATTGGTAG